A single window of Balaenoptera acutorostrata chromosome X, mBalAcu1.1, whole genome shotgun sequence DNA harbors:
- the GPR101 gene encoding probable G-protein coupled receptor 101, translated as MASTCTNSTRENSSHTCVPLSKMPISLAHGIIRSSVLLIFLTASFVGNIVLALVLQRKPQLLQVTNRFIFNLLVTDLLQISLVAPWVVATSVPFFWPLNSHFCTALVSLTHLFAFASVNTIVVVSVDRYLSIIHPLSYPAKMTPRRGYLLLYGTWIVAILQSTPPLYGWGQAAFDERNALCSMIWGASPSYTILSVVSFIIIPLIVMIACYSVVFGAARRQHALLYNVKSHSLEVRAKDHVENEDEEGEKKDEFQGESEFHGQDEGEVKAKEGSVEAKDGSRKAKEGSVETGEGSVEAKGSEEVRESSLVAGEGSTKIQSSKKADKGRLEVTQCNIDLGEDDMEFGEDDIHFSEDDIEAVNITESLPVSHRNSTSDPPLPRCYQCKAAKVIFLIIFSYVLSLGPYCFLAVLAVWVDVQTKVPQWVITIIIWLFFLQCCIHPYIYGYMHKTIKKEIQDMLKKFFCKEKPPKEDSHPDLPGTEAGTEGGTEGKIIPSHDSATSP; from the coding sequence atGGCGTCCACCTGCACCAACAGCACGCGCGAAAACAGCAGCCACACGTGCGTGCCCCTCTCCAAAATGCCCATCAGCCTGGCGCACGGCATCATCCGCTCGAGCGTCCTGCTCATCTTCCTCACCGCCTCCTTCGTGGGCAACATAGTGCTGGCGCTCGTGCTGCAGCGCAAGCCGCAGCTGCTGCAGGTGACCAACCGCTTCATCTTTAACCTCCTCGTCACTGACCTGCTGCAGATTTCACTCGTGGCCCCCTGGGTGGTGGCCACCTCCGTGCCCTTTTTCTGGCCCCTCAACAGCCACTTCTGTACCGCCCTGGTTAGCCTCACTCACCTGTTCGCCTTTGCCAGCGTCAACACCATCGTCGTGGTGTCGGTGGATCGCTACCTGTCCATCATCCACCCTCTCTCCTACCCGGCCAAGATGACCCCGCGCCGGGGTTACCTGCTCCTCTACGGCACCTGGATCGTGGCCATCCTGCAGAGCACACCCCCACTCTATGGCTGGGGCCAGGCCGCCTTTGACGAGCGCAATGCCCTCTGCTCCATGATCTGGGGGGCCAGCCCCAGCTACACCATTCTCAGCGTCGTGTCCTTCATCATCATCCCGCTGATTGTCATGATTGCCTGCTACTCTGTGGTGTTCGGTGCAGCCCGCCGGCAGCACGCTCTGCTCTACAACGTCAAGAGCCACAGCTTGGAGGTGCGAGCCAAGGACCACGTGGAGAATGAGGacgaagagggagagaaaaaggatgAGTTCCAGGGTGAGAGCGAGTTCCATGGCCAGGATGAAGGTGAGGTCAAGGCCAAGGAGGGCAGTGTGGAAGCCAAGGATGGCAGCAGGAAGGCCAAAGAAGGGAGCGTGGAGACCGGTGAGGGAAGCGTGGAGGCCAAGGGCAGTGAGGAGGTCAGAGAAAGCAGCTTGGTGGCCGGCGAAGGCAGCACCAAAATTCAGAGCAGCAAGAAGGCAGACAAGGGCCGCCTAGAGGTCACCCAGTGCAACATTGACTTGGGTGAAGACGACATGGAGTTTGGTGAGGATGACATCCATTTCAGCGAGGATGACATCGAGGCGGTGAACATCACAGAGAGTCTCCCAGTCAGTCATCGAAACAGCACCAGCGACCCCCCTCTGCCCAGGTGCTACCAGTGCAAAGCTGCTAAAGTGATCTTCCTCATCATCTTCTCCTACGTGCTGTCCCTGGGGCCCTACTGCTTTCTAGCGGTTCTGGCCGTGTGGGTGGATGTCCAAACCAAGGTACCCCAGTGGGTGATCACCATAATTATCTGGCTTTTCTTCCTGCAGTGCTGCATCCACCCCTACATCTATGGCTACATGCACAAGACCATCAAGAAGGAGATCCAGGATATGCTGAAGAAGTTCTTCTGCAAGGAGAAGCCCCCCAAAGAAGACAGCCACCCAGACCTGCCCGGAACCGAAGCCGGCACCGAGGGTGGAACTGAAGGCAAGATCATCCCTTCTCATGATTCTGCCACTTCGCCTTGA